One Pichia kudriavzevii chromosome 3, complete sequence genomic window carries:
- a CDS encoding uncharacterized protein (PKUD0C05490; similar to Saccharomyces cerevisiae YBR015C (MNN2); ancestral locus Anc_3.188): MSKRHRHTAPLIRRPLLFSILAVIALVSLFSFYSNSKLPYIGHNRDGVSSSSNYNKGETEIENTNNNNDHTNTNNVAKGGTFYEMMLHENKDQDSLKIKINNDIVNNKKLVDESVVIADRRINDGIPSTAPSIDPVSDPTKIASLLTNLIHIVGNAAPSLGFQLKEESFYKHPRLKNRRKLKNNHRFIERVYGKNGIVNIAAHDTNLEKYPMLSKQFLLDCLFLPDDLFKDLQKSHDYFVNHIPNHYQDGTYHGDGIVLIGGGKFSWLALLSVENLRLTGSKLPVEIIIPQREDYERQLCEVILPKLNARCVPLYNFINLENPNSHLTGYQLKSISLLVSSFQNVLFLDSDNIPVSNPDYLFASNLFEENGMVLWPDFWRRVTHPKYYDLAGYQIGTSRVRNFLDKITPPSYYTNEGDDPDTDFPFHDRDGTMPDLSTESGQILVNKKTHFKSLLLSFYYNVYGPRHYYPLFSQGGKGEGDKETFYAASQFFKLPVYQVNKAVGVIGHWDDSKYHGVGMIQYDPAVDYENESKFQEFILDKIENSGKNGNNQFVYDPMEFFNWFTKYNSKPMFVHSNYPKIEPIDLLQNGKLVDDNDMQWRLYADQPDLGFDFELQQWDLIHRYFCSEITPLRLKYMENAQVSYSHLCEDISARLMFLKSTSI; this comes from the coding sequence ATGTCCAAACGTCATAGACACACAGCCCCCTTAATACGAAGGCCGCTATTATTCTCCATTTTGGCTGTCATTGCCcttgtttctctctttaGCTTCTACTCCAATTCGAAACTCCCGTATATTGGCCACAACAGAGACGGGGTGTCAAGTAGTAGCAACTACAACAAGGGTGAAAccgaaattgaaaacaccaacaacaacaatgacCATACAAACACCAACAATGTCGCCAAAGGTGGAACTTTCTATGAAATGATGCTCCATGAGAACAAAGACCAGGATAGCctcaaaataaaaattaaCAATGATATTGTAAATAATAAGAAACTCGTTGACGAGTCCGTGGTTATAGCGGACAGAAGAATCAATGATGGTATACCTTCCACTGCCCCATCCATTGACCCCGTTTCGGATCCTACGAAAATTGCCTCCTTGTTGACCAATTTGATACATATAGTGGGGAATGCCGCACCTTCTCTTGGCTTCCAGTTAAAGGAGGAATCTTTTTACAAACATCCTAGACTGAAGAATAGaagaaaactgaaaaataaCCACAGATTCATTGAACGGGTCTATGGCAAAAATGGAATTGTAAATATAGCAGCTCATGATACgaatcttgaaaaataccCCATGCTGTCCAAACAGTTTTTACTTGACTGTCTATTTTTACCAGAtgatttattcaaagatttgCAGAAATCTCATGACTATTTTGTCAATCATATCCCCAACCATTATCAAGATGGTACTTACCATGGCGATGGAATAGTTCTAATTGGAGGCGGGAAATTTTCCTGGTTGGCCTTGCTATCTGTTGAAAACTTGAGATTAACAGGCTCAAAGTTGCCAGTCGAAATCATCATTCCTCAAAGAGAAGATTACGAAAGACAGCTCTGTGAAGTTATACTACCCAAATTGAATGCTAGATGCGTTCCCTTGTacaacttcatcaatttaGAAAACCCAAATTCCCATCTGACGGGCTATCAATTAAAATCCATCTCGTTATTGGtttcaagttttcaaaatgtaTTGTTTCTTGATTCCGACAATATTCCAGTCTCCAATCCCGATTATTTGTTCGCCTCAAatctctttgaagaaaatggaatgGTTTTATGGCCAGATTTTTGGAGGAGAGTGACACATCCCAAATACTACGATTTGGCGGGGTACCAGATTGGTACCTCCAGAGTCCGGAACTTTTTGGATAAGATAACCCCTCCTTCTTATTATACCAACGAAGGAGACGACCCCGACACAGATTTCCCCTTCCATGATCGTGATGGTACAATGCCAGACTTGTCGACAGAATCCGGCCAAATCCTGGTCAACAAAAAGACGCATTTTAAATCGTTACTTTTGAGTTTCTACTATAATGTCTATGGCCCAAGGCATTATTATCCCCTCTTTTCTCAAGGTGGTAAAGGTGAAGGTGACAAGGAAACCTTTTATGCTGCCAGtcaattcttcaagttgCCAGTATATCAAGTCAATAAAGCTGTGGGTGTCATTGGCCATTGGGATGATTCGAAATACCACGGTGTGGGAATGATCCAATATGACCCTGCTGTTGACTATGAGAATGAATCTAAATTCCAGGAATTTATATTAgacaaaattgaaaacagcGGAAAAAATGGCAACAATCAATTTGTTTACGATCCCAtggagtttttcaattggttcACCAAATATAATTCAAAACCAATGTTTGTCCATTCTAATTACCCTAAAATTGAACCTATAGACTTGCTTCAAAATGGTAAATTAGTcgatgataatgatatGCAGTGGAGATTGTATGCCGACCAGCCAGACCTAGgctttgattttgaattgcAGCAGTGGGACTTGATTCATCGTTACTTTTGCTCGGAGATAACCCCCTTGAGATTGAAGTATATGGAAAATGCCCAGGTCTCTTACAGTCATCTCTGTGAGGATATAAGTGCCAGGTTGATGTTTTTAAAGTCCACCTCAATCTAG
- a CDS encoding uncharacterized protein (PKUD0C05470; similar to Saccharomyces cerevisiae YLR153C (ACS2); ancestral locus Anc_8.367) translates to MTKTHSVVHEANGVIARPTPKPFFEKQPSASLSSKEEYDEMYKQSIQDPEGFFGPMAKKFLSWDKDFTKVKSGTLANGDAAWFINGELNACYNCVDRHAFKNPDKVAIVFEADDESESRKITFGELLRDVSQVAGVLQSWGVKKGDTVAIYLPMTPEAIIAMLACARIGAIHSVIFAGFSAGSIKERVTDANSKVLITTDEGKRGGKIVNNKTIVDEALKDCPSVEKVLVYKRTGNPKINMKEGRDYYWQDLAPEFRGYLPCVSVNSEDPLFMLYTSGSTGAPKGVVHSTGGYLLGAAMTTKYVFDLQEEDVLFTAGDVGWITGHSYALYGPMTLGVSTIIFEGTPAYPNFGRFWRIIERNKATHFYVAPTALRMLKKSGEEEIAKYDLSSLRTLGSVGEPIASEIWQWYDEKIGHGCCHISDTYWQTESGSHLIAPLAGSVPTKPGAATLPFFGIDAVIIDPTSGKVLEGNDVEGVLAIKNTWPSMARTVYKNHKRYMETYLKPYPGYYFTGDGAGRDHDGYYWIRGRVDDVVNVSGHRLSTAEIEAVLLEDSKRVSDAAVVGINDDITGQAVIAFVQLKDNSLVSDEASLLKLRQDLRLSIRATIGPFAAPKTIIIVDDLPKTRSGKIVRRVLRKIVSGEAKALGDQSTLANPECIEPIIVAVESQFGVKN, encoded by the coding sequence ATGACGAAAACACATTCTGTTGTCCACGAAGCTAATGGAGTAATTGCAAGACCAACTCCAAAACCCTTCTTTGAGAAACAGCCATCCGCTTCTCTCTCCTCTAAGGAAGAATACGATGAAATGTACAAACAGTCCATCCAAGACCCTGAGGGATTCTTTGGCCCAATGGCTAAGAAGTTCCTCTCTTGGGATAAGGATTTCACAAAGGTCAAATCAGGTACGTTGGCTAACGGTGACGCGGCTTGGTTCATCAACGGTGAATTGAATGCATGTTACAATTGTGTCGATAGACACGCCTTCAAGAACCCTGACAAGGTTGCCATTGTCTTTGAAGCCGATGATGAATCGGaatcaagaaaaatcaCTTTTGGCGAACTGTTAAGAGACGTCTCTCAAGTTGCAGGTGTCTTACAATCCTGGGGAGTCAAAAAGGGCGACACCGTTGCCATCTATTTGCCAATGACCCCAGAAGCGATCATTGCCATGTTGGCATGTGCTAGAATTGGTGCTATTCATTCTGTTATTTTTGCAGGGTTCTCTGCTGGTTCCATCAAGGAAAGAGTCACCGATGCCAACTCCAAGGTTTTGATTACTACCGATGAGGGTAAGCGTGGTGGTAAGATTGTCAATAATAAGACCATCGTTGATGAGGCTTTGAAAGATTGTCCTTCAGTTGAAAAGGTTTTGGTTTACAAAAGAACCGGCAACCCAAAAATCAACATGAAGGAAGGCAGAGACTATTACTGGCAAGACCTAGCACCGGAATTCAGAGGTTACCTACCTTGCGTGTCGGTCAATTCTGAAGACCCATTGTTTATGTTATATACCTCTGGTTCAACTGGTGCCCCAAAGGGTGTTGTCCATTCAACCGGTGGTTATCTATTAGGTGCTGCAATGACAACCAAATATGTCTTTGATttacaagaagaagacgtCTTATTCACTGCTGGTGATGTCGGGTGGATCACTGGCCACTCATACGCTCTATATGGTCCAATGACTTTGGGTGTCTCTACCATTATCTTTGAAGGTACTCCAGCTTATCCAAACTTTGGCAGATTCTGGAGAATCATTGAGAGAAACAAGGCAACTCATTTTTATGTTGCGCCAACTGCCCTaagaatgttgaagaaatctggtgaagaagaaatcgCAAAATACGATTTGTCTTCGTTAAGAACCTTGGGTTCAGTTGGTGAGCCAATTGCAAGTGAAATCTGGCAATGGTATGATGAAAAGATCGGACATGGTTGTTGCCATATCAGTGATACTTACTGGCAAACCGAATCCGGTTCTCATTTGATTGCCCCATTGGCAGGTTCTGTTCCTACTAAACCAGGTGCTGCCACTCTACCTTTCTTTGGTATTGACGCTGTCATCATTGACCCAACTTCCGGTAAAGTTCTCGAAGGcaatgatgttgaaggtGTCTtggcaatcaaaaataccTGGCCATCAATGGCAAGAACTGTTTACAAAAATCACAAGAGATATATGGAAACATACTTAAAGCCTTATCCAGGTTACTATTTTACCGGTGACGGTGCTGGTAGAGACCACGATGGCTACTACTGGATTAGAGGTAgagttgatgatgttgtCAATGTCTCTGGTCACAGATTGTCAACGGCTGAAATCGAGGCTGTCTTGTTGGAAGACTCAAAGAGAGTTTCTGatgctgctgttgttggtatcaatgatgatattaCAGGTCAAGCAGTTATTGCCTTTGTTCAATTGAAGGACAATTCTTTGGTCTCCGACGAGGCATCATTGCTGAAGTTGAGACAAGACTTGAGATTGTCAATTAGAGCAACCATTGGACCATTTGCTGCCCCAAAGACCATCATTATTGTCGATGACTTACCAAAGACTAGATCTGGTAAAATTGTTAGAAGAGTCTTGAGAAAAATTGTTTCTGGCGAAGCAAAGGCTTTAGGTGATCAATCAACATTAGCTAATCCTGAATGTATTGAACCTATCATTGTTGCAGTTGAAAGTCAATTTGGTGTTAAAAACtaa
- a CDS encoding uncharacterized protein (PKUD0C05480; similar to Saccharomyces cerevisiae YFR052W (RPN12); ancestral locus Anc_3.580) — MTLDQLISKLTQEFTNENYETCFQLLTPLKIQLIEHNLLVPSIQTSINPNDLKITRQVLEIGALVSINLLKMQEFSNCITLLKPFYESSTLNDEASQKNKLLSLYLLLLLTQDDLALFHIELEKFQNYNMNVDDLENDEFLSIPIKFEKWIIDGDFNKIHETLVSKHKFPCKEFNIFEDELLNSMRLNIANNLETVYRQLPIENLRILLFLKEISQVHEFVENFNWKLVNGVVYFEKQNKTVLDETNQIDEINDEKSIIRNSLIYATEMERII; from the coding sequence ATGACTTTAGACCAGCTTATTAGTAAATTAACACAGGAATTTACAAATGAGAATTATGAGACATGTTTCCAGCTTCTAACGCCGTTAAAGATCCAACTTATCGAGCATAATCTACTTGTGCCAAGCATCCAAACTAGTATCAATCCAAACGATCTGAAAATTACGAGGcaagttttggaaattgGTGCCTTGGTGTCTATCAATCTCTTGAAGATGCAAGAGTTTTCCAACTGTATTACACTCTTGAAACCATTCTATGAATCCAGCACATTAAATGATGAAGCAAGTCAAAAGAACAAACTATTGAGTTTATATTTACTGCTGCTTCTAACACAGGATGATTTGGCCCTGTTTCATATAGAATTGGAGAAGTTCCAAAATTATAACATGAATGTCGATGACCTTGAGAATGATGAGTTTCTAAGTATCCCGATAAAGTTTGAAAAGTGGATTATAGACGGtgatttcaacaagatCCACGAAACATTGGTTTCTAAACACAAGTTTCCATGTAAAGagttcaatatttttgaagatgagctattgaattcaatgagGTTGAACATTGCAAACAACCTGGAGACCGTTTACAGACAACTGCCAATAGAAAACCTTAGAATCTTGCTATTTCTAAAAGAGATATCTCAAGTTCACGAATTTGTTGAGAATTTTAACTGGAAGTTGGTCAATGGTGTTGTATATTTTGAGaagcaaaacaaaacagtGTTGGACGAAACCAACCAAATAGATGAAATAAATGACGAGAAATCTATCATTAGAAATTCCTTAATTTACGCAACAGAAATGGAGAGAATTATTTAG